One part of the Oligoflexus sp. genome encodes these proteins:
- a CDS encoding very short patch repair endonuclease, whose protein sequence is MSDVMTREQRVACMRRIQARHTGPEQKVEALLERWGFPYQTHVPHLPGRPDFVFPERSLVLFVHGCFWHRHSCHEGQPWPKQNEGFWRRKLSGNQARDLRLQAKLRLLGWKVGVIWECQTKKPEHLEPRLLSYLLHPS, encoded by the coding sequence ATGAGCGACGTCATGACCCGCGAGCAGCGAGTGGCCTGCATGCGGCGTATTCAGGCTCGTCACACGGGGCCTGAGCAGAAAGTTGAGGCGCTGCTGGAGCGCTGGGGTTTTCCCTATCAAACCCATGTTCCCCATCTTCCCGGCCGACCGGACTTTGTCTTTCCCGAGCGGTCTTTGGTCTTATTCGTACACGGATGCTTTTGGCATCGGCACAGCTGTCATGAAGGTCAGCCCTGGCCCAAGCAGAACGAGGGATTCTGGCGTCGGAAATTAAGCGGCAACCAGGCTCGCGATCTCCGGCTTCAGGCAAAGCTCAGGCTTTTGGGCTGGAAGGTGGGCGTGATCTGGGAATGCCAGACGAAGAAGCCCGAGCATTTGGAACCGCGGCTTTTGAGTTACCTGCTTCATCCGAGCTGA
- a CDS encoding alpha/beta hydrolase, producing MRRIFSEKPLLAILGCCSLVAIGLLVYFLSGIVIFGGRVASDYNRPMEPVCNGWYENEVFKDHRTPEAQAASPIRIPSCEDSVKHPRKTEMLTTAEGLRVRLVMPEMPAAPAIWLHLHGITDSYLNGMRFTDLARRAGFELMLLELQNHGGSDRHSQGSSWGCREKFDLFAALNYLQSRWPGKPILLSGTSMGTMTITQAVLTRPELFQSVRGIIYESPLSTFSNLTDRVCLKMGSVCYFVFGKIVPAFAKLRTDTDFDSCFASHAAPTAIPTELWLTQEEFKTPEQIALASDMPGHANVSVRIFPRGTHSAYYSYNPEDVEKALQEFWTKVKPAAPAP from the coding sequence ATGCGCCGGATATTTTCTGAAAAGCCTCTGCTTGCGATTCTCGGCTGTTGCTCCCTCGTGGCGATTGGTCTTCTCGTTTATTTTTTAAGCGGCATCGTCATCTTCGGAGGACGAGTGGCCTCGGACTATAACCGCCCGATGGAACCCGTCTGTAACGGCTGGTACGAAAACGAGGTCTTCAAAGACCACCGCACCCCCGAAGCTCAGGCCGCCTCCCCTATCCGCATCCCCAGCTGCGAAGACTCCGTGAAACACCCTCGAAAAACCGAGATGCTGACCACCGCGGAAGGTCTGCGCGTGCGTCTCGTCATGCCCGAGATGCCCGCGGCTCCTGCCATCTGGCTGCACCTGCATGGCATCACCGACAGTTATCTGAACGGCATGCGCTTCACTGATCTCGCCCGCCGCGCCGGTTTTGAATTGATGCTGCTGGAGCTGCAGAATCATGGAGGCTCCGACCGTCACAGTCAGGGTTCATCCTGGGGCTGCCGCGAGAAGTTCGATCTTTTTGCCGCGCTCAACTATCTGCAAAGCAGGTGGCCGGGAAAGCCCATCCTCCTTTCGGGAACATCCATGGGTACCATGACCATCACCCAGGCCGTGCTGACCCGTCCAGAACTCTTTCAATCCGTGCGCGGTATTATTTATGAATCGCCCCTCTCGACCTTCAGCAACCTGACCGATCGGGTCTGTCTGAAAATGGGTTCCGTGTGTTACTTCGTGTTCGGTAAAATCGTTCCGGCCTTCGCCAAACTCCGCACCGATACTGACTTCGACAGCTGTTTCGCGAGTCATGCGGCGCCCACTGCGATTCCCACTGAACTGTGGCTGACCCAGGAGGAATTCAAAACCCCCGAGCAGATCGCGCTCGCTTCCGATATGCCGGGCCATGCGAACGTCAGCGTCCGCATCTTCCCGCGCGGCACGCACTCCGCGTACTACAGCTACAACCCCGAGGACGTGGAAAAAGCCCTGCAGGAGTTCTGGACCAAGGTCAAACCCGCAGCTCCTGCCCCTTAA
- a CDS encoding response regulator, giving the protein MGQEYTKRPIEELQAEAKNGNLESQSALAMLNELGLIPQASPAEAAKLYAQSAKAGDPVAALYLGVIYENGAPGVPVDKKAAESYYDMAEKGGFHKAEDRLADAGVGRRTVLIVDDSPSVRSVTRSLLSKSGFDVVEAADAAQAIRFLQNGGRADLVISDVEMPNMDGLEMLAIIRGRLQRKDLPVVMLTSVREVGVLKKAKTLGVQGWVLKPYDHDMLVQIVKKALVA; this is encoded by the coding sequence ATGGGTCAGGAGTATACCAAAAGACCAATCGAAGAATTGCAGGCGGAAGCCAAAAACGGCAATCTGGAATCTCAAAGCGCCCTGGCCATGCTCAATGAATTGGGTTTGATACCGCAGGCCAGTCCCGCCGAGGCTGCGAAACTCTATGCGCAATCCGCCAAGGCCGGTGATCCGGTCGCGGCCCTTTACCTTGGCGTCATCTATGAAAATGGCGCTCCGGGTGTGCCCGTGGATAAGAAAGCCGCCGAAAGTTATTACGATATGGCTGAAAAAGGCGGTTTTCACAAAGCCGAAGATCGTCTGGCCGACGCCGGAGTGGGTCGCCGCACGGTTCTTATCGTCGATGATTCCCCCAGTGTGCGCAGTGTCACCCGAAGCCTTTTGAGCAAAAGCGGATTCGACGTTGTGGAGGCCGCAGATGCCGCCCAGGCGATTCGTTTTCTGCAGAATGGTGGTCGGGCCGACCTTGTGATCAGCGACGTGGAAATGCCCAATATGGACGGTCTGGAGATGCTGGCGATCATTCGCGGACGTTTGCAGCGGAAGGACCTGCCGGTGGTGATGCTGACGTCAGTGCGCGAAGTCGGTGTGCTGAAGAAAGCCAAGACTCTGGGCGTTCAGGGTTGGGTCCTGAAGCCCTATGACCACGATATGCTGGTCCAGATCGTAAAAAAAGCCTTGGTCGCCTGA
- a CDS encoding alpha/beta hydrolase gives MAFLKRESGQIHYETMGKGEPLLMLRGLGRSSRYWLGFEQRLAKSFKVIQMDMRGLGRTSLPMAWTDSMDDLADDCVALLDHLKIKSAHVFGLSLGGMVALRLGSRHAARCRSLVIANASSADYPGFRLDPLAIKDIVIGRIRGQLHEALLARTIPSAVAKVRGPEILQKWAAIREEEGLPMESVLKQLVAAARFTIRGRLKEGDVPILFVYGSLDGLVPHSNTRRMHKLVPGSSLQEIKGASHEIHVGHEIQLVKVLKEFCREAS, from the coding sequence ATGGCTTTTTTAAAAAGAGAGTCCGGTCAGATTCATTATGAAACCATGGGCAAGGGTGAGCCGCTGCTGATGCTGCGGGGACTCGGCCGTTCCTCCCGATACTGGCTGGGATTTGAACAGCGGCTCGCCAAATCCTTTAAAGTGATTCAGATGGATATGCGCGGTCTCGGCCGCACCAGTCTGCCCATGGCGTGGACGGATAGCATGGATGATCTCGCCGACGATTGCGTCGCCCTTCTGGATCATCTGAAAATAAAAAGCGCACATGTGTTTGGACTTTCTTTGGGTGGGATGGTGGCTTTGCGTCTCGGCTCCCGCCATGCCGCGCGCTGCCGTTCCCTCGTGATTGCCAATGCATCGAGCGCGGACTACCCGGGCTTTCGCCTGGATCCCCTGGCGATCAAGGATATTGTGATCGGACGGATTCGCGGGCAATTGCATGAGGCTCTTCTGGCTCGCACCATACCTTCGGCCGTGGCCAAAGTCCGTGGCCCGGAAATTTTGCAGAAATGGGCTGCGATTCGCGAGGAGGAGGGGCTGCCTATGGAATCCGTGCTGAAGCAGCTGGTCGCGGCCGCACGCTTCACCATACGGGGACGCCTGAAAGAGGGGGACGTGCCCATTCTTTTCGTTTACGGATCCTTGGATGGCCTTGTTCCCCATTCCAACACGCGGCGCATGCATAAGCTCGTGCCCGGTTCGTCCCTTCAGGAAATCAAAGGCGCCAGTCATGAAATTCATGTCGGGCATGAAATTCAGCTGGTCAAGGTGCTCAAGGAATTCTGCCGGGAGGCCTCCTGA
- the rarD gene encoding EamA family transporter RarD translates to MTETAAARSSFAGSIYAIIAYVSWGITPIFWKQLLRFPAEAMLGFRVAWSCGILVALGLLYRAFVRGQLQFLRDRKRLVLIVVATLLISINWFTYIWAVTQSRIVEASLGYYLNPLGNIMIGIFFFKERLSIVRWMAFALALLAVAILVLGHGEVPWISLILAGSFAFYGMVKKLLPLHAAFSLGLETVLMLPIAFFLIHRHYPGTHFYTDLSAGEHALFFLSGIITLIPLFAFGIAARLLPYSTLGFFQYIAPTLQLLCAVVLYNEPFDSHRMLSFGLIWISLLGLSVEQLLLYRQKRRKAALL, encoded by the coding sequence ATGACGGAAACGGCAGCAGCGCGGAGCAGCTTTGCAGGCAGTATTTACGCAATCATCGCTTATGTGAGTTGGGGCATCACGCCGATTTTCTGGAAGCAGCTGCTGCGGTTTCCGGCCGAGGCCATGCTCGGCTTCCGGGTGGCGTGGTCGTGCGGTATCCTCGTCGCCCTGGGCCTTCTCTATCGGGCCTTTGTCCGTGGTCAGCTGCAATTCCTGCGCGATAGAAAAAGGCTCGTGCTGATCGTGGTCGCGACCCTTCTGATTTCCATCAACTGGTTCACCTATATCTGGGCGGTCACGCAGAGCCGCATCGTGGAAGCGAGCCTTGGGTACTATCTGAATCCGCTCGGCAATATCATGATCGGGATTTTCTTCTTTAAAGAGCGTTTGAGCATCGTCCGCTGGATGGCTTTTGCCCTGGCTTTGCTGGCTGTGGCCATTCTCGTCCTGGGGCATGGTGAGGTGCCCTGGATCTCTTTGATCCTGGCCGGCAGTTTCGCCTTCTATGGGATGGTGAAGAAACTTCTGCCGCTGCATGCTGCGTTTTCCCTGGGTTTGGAAACTGTTCTGATGCTGCCCATCGCCTTTTTTCTTATCCATCGCCACTATCCCGGAACGCATTTTTACACCGACCTTTCCGCTGGCGAGCATGCGTTATTCTTTTTAAGCGGCATCATCACACTCATTCCGCTCTTTGCCTTCGGGATTGCGGCCCGGCTTTTGCCTTACTCGACCCTAGGGTTTTTCCAGTATATCGCGCCGACCCTGCAGCTGCTCTGCGCCGTCGTTCTTTATAACGAACCCTTTGATTCGCATCGCATGCTGAGCTTTGGACTCATCTGGATCTCGCTCCTCGGCCTGAGTGTGGAGCAGCTGCTGCTTTATCGCCAAAAGCGGCGAAAGGCAGCCCTTCTCTGA
- a CDS encoding HD-GYP domain-containing protein codes for MDNKQLQSSKKFIIKDSTRKRCKIFAADEATLQQFRPISLELFAYLWEVPTIEFSIYIRVEEEMIEYIRPSELSPELLQHVWAASLKDNGGVEVFIAKKDYPKFEHTLSYVRTRKINALLEKDPSLDRKTLEIFSDLSGASQMVLRGGVNKQVAERVKSAAAFMVNQLMANDLAMSTLSRMITIDPSLYDHSASVAMFSTIMAKQYIDPKLPFKDAEVIAQCGMYHDAGKSCIPNAILNKPGAFTPDEFEVMKTHVQFGHKELMNAIQNGAPIDEIVARVALEHHERFTGKGYPAGKRGRWEEDPELGIHVYSRIISIADAYSALLMKRVYKPALPAEKALELMERSAPDDFDPEIFKPFVDGVRVSLATLKKRKDVVEANTGAIFMIDSDEKLVKQIQESRKQATAAVKKSS; via the coding sequence TTGGATAACAAACAGCTCCAGTCTTCAAAAAAATTTATCATCAAAGATTCAACGCGCAAGCGCTGCAAGATCTTTGCGGCCGATGAGGCCACTCTGCAGCAATTCCGCCCCATCAGCCTTGAGCTTTTCGCTTATCTTTGGGAAGTACCGACCATCGAGTTCTCGATCTACATCCGTGTCGAGGAGGAGATGATCGAATACATTCGTCCCTCCGAACTCAGCCCCGAGCTTTTGCAGCACGTTTGGGCAGCATCCCTGAAAGATAACGGCGGCGTGGAAGTCTTCATCGCGAAGAAGGACTATCCAAAATTCGAGCATACCCTTTCCTACGTCCGAACGCGGAAGATCAATGCCCTTTTAGAGAAAGACCCGTCCCTTGACCGCAAGACTCTGGAGATCTTCAGCGACCTCAGCGGTGCGAGCCAGATGGTTCTGCGCGGCGGCGTGAATAAGCAGGTCGCCGAACGCGTGAAGAGCGCGGCGGCCTTCATGGTGAATCAACTCATGGCCAATGACCTGGCCATGAGCACCCTCAGCCGCATGATCACCATTGACCCCTCTCTTTACGATCACAGCGCCTCCGTTGCCATGTTCTCGACCATCATGGCCAAGCAATACATAGATCCGAAGCTGCCCTTCAAGGACGCGGAAGTCATCGCCCAGTGCGGCATGTATCATGATGCAGGGAAATCTTGTATTCCTAACGCAATTTTGAATAAGCCTGGCGCTTTCACCCCGGATGAATTCGAGGTCATGAAGACCCACGTCCAGTTCGGGCACAAAGAGCTTATGAATGCGATTCAAAACGGAGCCCCGATCGACGAGATCGTCGCCCGCGTCGCGCTGGAACACCACGAGCGCTTCACCGGCAAAGGCTACCCCGCCGGCAAACGCGGCCGTTGGGAGGAAGATCCCGAACTCGGTATTCACGTCTATTCGCGCATCATTTCGATCGCAGATGCCTATTCCGCCCTTCTCATGAAGCGCGTCTACAAACCGGCGCTGCCTGCTGAAAAAGCTCTGGAACTCATGGAACGCTCCGCTCCAGATGACTTCGATCCCGAGATTTTCAAACCCTTCGTCGATGGTGTTCGCGTGAGCCTTGCTACCTTGAAAAAACGGAAGGATGTGGTCGAGGCGAACACCGGCGCGATCTTTATGATTGATTCCGATGAGAAGCTGGTGAAGCAGATCCAGGAGTCGCGCAAGCAGGCAACTGCCGCTGTGAAAAAGTCGAGTTGA
- a CDS encoding Fic family protein, which yields MLHKTLRDKLKGDILLTGGEGPEAAAINRLLAPALKDGSLKKLCPTVYTTSKARPEEVLLQNLYRILGHLYPGAVISHRSAIETGPREGHIVLSYSYTKKVRLPGLIVHLVEAPEGQLHGDMPIGQGLFIASPERAWLENLRPTKAHGFSRILPQETLEEEIDARIRRSGIEALKERLPIMEQIADKLGLENSLQRFIAIVEALSGESPAKGVLKSDLAKKRAEGHPYDPGRLKLFETLFSSLRVNAGGIQRHELPKEITSEGVTNLCFFDAYFSNYIEGTKFEISEALEIVRYGKIPPHRPDGHDVKATFELLRTNVEQKPAAFDRYDDFQKELKSTHKHLMASHSGLYPGEFKQKLNFAGSTAFVEPGLVQGTLRVAFDLYRALPEGFSRAAFLKFLIAEVHPFTDGNGRLSRIFMNRELLAVGELPIIITTVYRGNYLDAMRKLTRAGEPAAYIKMLARAQNLTAALDFGDYNSLLSHLRAIHAFSEDTADPGAIFAGIIERSV from the coding sequence ATGCTGCACAAGACACTCAGAGATAAATTGAAGGGAGACATTCTCCTTACTGGTGGCGAGGGTCCCGAAGCAGCTGCCATTAACCGCCTCCTGGCTCCCGCCCTCAAAGACGGGAGCCTGAAAAAACTCTGCCCCACTGTCTACACGACTTCGAAGGCTCGCCCTGAGGAGGTCCTGCTACAGAACCTTTACCGTATACTCGGACACCTCTATCCCGGAGCCGTCATAAGCCACAGGAGCGCAATAGAAACGGGTCCTCGAGAAGGTCATATTGTACTCAGCTACAGCTACACCAAAAAAGTGAGACTTCCTGGTCTAATCGTGCACCTGGTCGAAGCTCCCGAGGGGCAACTGCACGGGGATATGCCTATCGGCCAGGGACTCTTCATCGCCTCACCAGAACGAGCCTGGCTGGAAAACCTGCGGCCGACCAAGGCCCATGGCTTTAGCCGGATCTTACCCCAGGAAACGCTAGAGGAGGAGATCGACGCCAGGATAAGACGGTCCGGCATCGAAGCCCTAAAAGAGCGCCTTCCAATCATGGAACAAATCGCTGACAAGCTCGGGCTTGAGAATTCACTTCAGCGCTTTATCGCGATCGTGGAAGCTCTCTCAGGGGAGAGTCCTGCAAAGGGTGTGCTTAAAAGCGATCTCGCCAAAAAAAGGGCCGAGGGCCATCCTTACGATCCCGGGCGTCTCAAGCTTTTCGAGACGCTTTTCAGCAGTCTTAGAGTAAATGCGGGAGGCATCCAACGGCACGAGTTGCCAAAAGAAATAACAAGTGAAGGCGTGACGAACCTTTGTTTTTTCGATGCCTATTTTTCAAACTATATCGAAGGAACAAAATTTGAGATCTCCGAAGCGCTCGAAATCGTGCGCTACGGTAAAATCCCGCCGCACAGGCCCGATGGGCACGATGTCAAGGCCACTTTTGAACTACTCAGGACAAACGTTGAGCAGAAGCCTGCAGCCTTTGATAGATACGACGATTTTCAGAAAGAATTGAAAAGTACCCATAAACATCTCATGGCATCGCACTCTGGGCTTTATCCTGGCGAATTCAAACAAAAGCTAAACTTCGCGGGATCAACGGCTTTCGTAGAGCCGGGGCTTGTGCAAGGAACTTTGCGAGTAGCATTTGATCTATATCGCGCCCTGCCCGAAGGGTTTTCACGAGCAGCCTTCCTCAAGTTCTTAATAGCCGAGGTTCACCCTTTCACCGATGGAAACGGTCGACTCAGTCGAATTTTTATGAACCGTGAGCTGCTTGCAGTTGGGGAGTTGCCCATTATCATTACAACCGTCTATCGCGGAAATTACCTTGATGCCATGAGAAAGCTGACAAGAGCTGGTGAGCCAGCGGCTTACATTAAAATGCTGGCCAGAGCCCAAAATCTGACGGCTGCGCTCGACTTTGGAGACTATAATTCCCTGCTTTCGCATCTGCGAGCCATCCACGCTTTCTCCGAAGATACCGCTGATCCAGGTGCTATATTCGCTGGAATTATCGAGAGAAGTGTTTAA
- a CDS encoding 3'-5' exonuclease, with product MEEAESRFRDAGIDVRFIERDNPLADEGAVSLLTMHNSKGLEFESVFILEDNEQKTPVPDWIRSNKKALIEYERKNKHLQYVAQSRARDQLFILVV from the coding sequence CTGGAAGAAGCTGAATCCCGATTTCGAGATGCGGGAATTGATGTTCGGTTTATTGAGCGGGACAATCCCCTTGCTGATGAGGGGGCGGTCAGTCTTTTAACTATGCACAATAGCAAGGGTTTGGAATTCGAATCTGTGTTTATTCTTGAGGATAACGAGCAGAAGACTCCAGTTCCCGACTGGATTCGATCGAATAAGAAGGCATTGATAGAATATGAAAGGAAGAACAAGCACTTGCAGTACGTGGCTCAGTCGCGAGCCCGTGACCAGCTCTTTATCTTAGTGGTCTAG
- a CDS encoding NAD(P)/FAD-dependent oxidoreductase, with product MNHLDTLIIGAGMAGLTAARLLTHRSESLALVDKGRGVGGRVATRRWGDARADHGAACFRLQGETQKLWNDIYPGLSLQDAPHELDPGAWTCPAGMSALPKAMAQDLPVELQQSIETVERKDEIWIARSKEGKIWTAHKILITSPLWQTADFFKTTQPQLGLEIQDLARLVEYEPQWTLIIKLPSPSQSLGAVYQKNPHPDIASLYDQGRKGLPHAAGLWVLHASQGFSATHLEADPSWVMDRMMTALRSLGWKLENAEAQAHRWRYARVKKPLGRSFVTFASAPGLYLAGDFCLGSQVELAAQSGWAAADAL from the coding sequence ATGAATCACCTGGATACTCTCATCATCGGCGCAGGGATGGCTGGTTTAACAGCCGCGCGCCTACTGACCCATCGTTCCGAGTCCCTGGCCCTGGTCGACAAAGGCCGCGGCGTGGGTGGACGTGTGGCCACGCGCCGATGGGGTGACGCCCGAGCGGATCATGGGGCCGCGTGTTTTCGCTTGCAAGGTGAAACGCAGAAACTTTGGAACGACATATACCCGGGCCTTTCTTTGCAAGACGCACCTCACGAACTGGACCCTGGAGCCTGGACCTGCCCGGCGGGCATGAGCGCTCTGCCGAAAGCGATGGCTCAGGATTTGCCAGTAGAGCTGCAGCAAAGCATCGAAACGGTCGAACGGAAGGATGAAATCTGGATTGCACGCAGCAAAGAAGGGAAGATCTGGACCGCGCACAAGATCCTGATCACAAGCCCGCTTTGGCAAACTGCGGATTTTTTTAAGACGACGCAGCCGCAGCTGGGCCTGGAAATCCAGGACCTCGCCCGCCTTGTGGAGTATGAGCCGCAGTGGACGCTTATCATAAAGCTGCCTTCCCCTTCGCAAAGCCTGGGCGCGGTCTATCAAAAGAATCCACATCCTGACATCGCCAGTCTTTACGATCAGGGCCGCAAGGGTCTGCCCCATGCCGCGGGACTTTGGGTTCTGCATGCAAGCCAGGGCTTTTCCGCGACGCATCTCGAAGCCGACCCTTCATGGGTGATGGATCGCATGATGACCGCTCTGCGCTCGCTCGGATGGAAGCTGGAAAACGCGGAAGCCCAGGCCCATCGTTGGCGCTATGCGCGGGTGAAAAAACCACTCGGACGGAGTTTTGTCACCTTCGCGTCGGCACCAGGATTATATCTGGCCGGTGATTTCTGCCTCGGTTCCCAGGTCGAGCTTGCAGCCCAAAGCGGATGGGCCGCGGCGGATGCCCTGTGA
- the ycaC gene encoding isochorismate family cysteine hydrolase YcaC → MNRPYVRLDRNNAAVLLVDHQAGLLSLVRDIEPDRFKNNVLALADLAQYFKLPTILTTSFEDGPNGPLVPELKQKFPESPFIPRPGQINAWDNADFVNAVKASGRRQLILAGVVTEVCVAFPALSALEEGFDVFVVTDASGTFNELTRHSAWERMTAAGAQLMTWFGIACELHRDWRNDVEGLGALFSNHIPDYRNLMTSYASMKPRS, encoded by the coding sequence ATGAATCGACCTTATGTTCGTTTGGATCGCAACAACGCGGCCGTGCTTCTCGTGGATCATCAGGCAGGTCTTCTGTCCCTTGTCCGCGATATTGAACCCGACAGGTTTAAAAACAATGTCCTGGCCCTTGCGGATCTTGCTCAGTATTTCAAGCTGCCCACGATACTGACCACCAGCTTTGAAGACGGGCCCAACGGTCCCCTGGTCCCCGAGCTGAAGCAAAAATTTCCTGAGTCCCCTTTCATTCCGCGTCCGGGACAGATCAACGCCTGGGATAATGCGGATTTTGTGAATGCCGTGAAGGCCAGCGGCCGGCGCCAGCTGATTCTTGCCGGCGTCGTCACCGAAGTCTGCGTGGCGTTCCCGGCGCTTTCGGCTCTTGAGGAAGGCTTTGATGTCTTTGTCGTGACGGATGCTTCAGGAACTTTCAATGAACTGACGCGACACTCGGCCTGGGAGCGCATGACCGCTGCAGGCGCTCAACTCATGACATGGTTTGGAATCGCCTGTGAATTGCATCGGGACTGGCGCAATGATGTCGAAGGGCTCGGCGCGCTCTTTTCCAATCACATTCCTGACTATCGCAATCTGATGACCAGCTATGCATCCATGAAACCCCGTTCCTAG
- the pyk gene encoding pyruvate kinase, with protein sequence MRHTKILATLGPATETEAQVQNLLAAGVNAFRLNFSHGDHDWHKSMYGRIREAAQKAGRSVAILQDLQGPKIRLGLIRGNHMELVTGASTILTTSPIEGTAERFATSYTELHLDVKPGNKILIDEGRIRLTVTRVAGTEIHCLVDRGGAVSSRKGLFLPGVKTRIPSLTEKDREDAVLGLALGVDYIALSFVRQAEDVTILRNWLLEKGGHVPIVSKIETVEALDNLDDIVKVSDGVMVARGDLGVEASLEWIPFYQKKIIKLANQYGKPVITATEMLESMIMNVAPTRAEVTDIANSILDGTDVMMLSGETAAGNFPVHAVESMAAVAETTEQNLFPFERGCLPLADQIAKPQASAMARLVAHASHEFNPKAIVVFTRTGYTAGLIAAERPRSSIYAFTPDHATYQRLSLLWGVIPRVLERNQGTSRMVRDMTAMLLNEGTLQLDDLILFLIGSSRDKTQNHSIRMAQAETIMQEVE encoded by the coding sequence ATGCGTCATACAAAAATTCTCGCAACCCTTGGTCCAGCGACGGAAACCGAAGCCCAGGTGCAAAATCTTCTCGCCGCGGGTGTGAATGCCTTTCGCCTTAATTTTTCGCATGGCGATCATGATTGGCATAAATCCATGTACGGACGCATTCGCGAGGCTGCACAAAAAGCCGGACGTTCGGTGGCCATCCTGCAGGATCTTCAGGGTCCTAAAATTCGTCTGGGACTGATACGCGGCAATCACATGGAACTCGTGACGGGAGCCTCGACGATCCTGACCACCAGCCCGATCGAAGGGACCGCGGAACGCTTTGCGACCTCCTACACCGAACTGCACCTCGACGTTAAGCCTGGGAATAAAATTCTGATCGACGAAGGCCGCATTCGTTTGACCGTCACGAGGGTCGCAGGAACAGAGATCCATTGTCTGGTCGATCGCGGCGGCGCTGTATCCTCGCGCAAAGGTCTCTTTCTTCCCGGAGTCAAGACCCGTATCCCATCCCTGACGGAAAAGGATCGCGAGGACGCTGTCCTGGGCCTCGCGCTTGGGGTGGATTACATCGCGCTGTCCTTTGTAAGGCAGGCCGAAGATGTCACAATACTCCGCAACTGGCTTTTGGAAAAAGGCGGCCATGTTCCGATCGTCTCCAAAATCGAAACCGTGGAAGCTCTGGATAATCTGGACGACATTGTGAAGGTTTCAGACGGCGTCATGGTCGCTCGGGGTGATCTGGGTGTGGAGGCGAGCCTGGAATGGATTCCCTTCTATCAGAAAAAGATCATCAAGCTCGCCAATCAATACGGAAAGCCCGTGATCACAGCGACGGAGATGCTGGAGTCGATGATCATGAATGTCGCGCCCACAAGGGCCGAGGTCACCGATATCGCCAACAGCATCCTCGACGGCACCGACGTGATGATGCTTTCCGGTGAAACGGCCGCAGGAAATTTCCCGGTCCATGCTGTCGAGAGCATGGCAGCGGTTGCAGAGACCACCGAGCAGAACCTCTTTCCTTTCGAACGCGGCTGTCTACCGCTGGCGGATCAGATTGCAAAGCCGCAGGCCTCGGCCATGGCTCGTCTTGTCGCGCATGCCTCTCACGAATTCAATCCCAAGGCCATCGTCGTCTTCACCCGCACAGGATATACAGCAGGATTGATCGCAGCAGAGAGGCCACGCTCTTCCATTTATGCGTTCACGCCGGATCATGCTACCTATCAGCGTCTATCTTTGCTCTGGGGTGTGATTCCGCGGGTCCTGGAACGTAATCAGGGGACATCGCGCATGGTGCGGGATATGACGGCAATGCTCCTGAACGAGGGAACTTTGCAGCTGGACGACCTGATCCTTTTTCTGATCGGATCAAGCCGTGATAAAACTCAGAATCACTCCATACGCATGGCTCAGGCGGAAACGATCATGCAGGAAGTGGAGTGA